One Paenisporosarcina sp. FSL H8-0542 genomic region harbors:
- a CDS encoding GNAT family N-acetyltransferase, which produces MMIIRKITKGETPPWALLLLADPSRAVVEEYVKSGNVYVGEESGKAIAVYVLKETGKIVVEIMNVAVHEDFQGRGHGKQLISHAISEASKRGYAQVEIGTGNSSILQLKLYQQCGFRIIGIDFDYFTRNYDEPIVENGLLCRDMIRLCYTFED; this is translated from the coding sequence ATGATGATTATCCGAAAAATAACAAAAGGGGAAACGCCGCCGTGGGCATTATTGCTTTTGGCGGATCCTTCCCGTGCAGTTGTAGAAGAATACGTAAAGAGTGGAAATGTTTATGTTGGCGAAGAGTCAGGCAAAGCCATCGCTGTATATGTTCTGAAAGAGACGGGGAAAATTGTCGTTGAAATTATGAATGTTGCTGTCCATGAAGACTTCCAAGGAAGAGGACACGGCAAACAACTAATTTCTCACGCAATAAGTGAAGCTTCTAAACGAGGATACGCTCAAGTTGAAATCGGGACTGGCAATTCTAGTATTCTCCAATTGAAGCTATATCAGCAATGTGGATTTCGTATAATCGGCATCGATTTCGATTATTTTACACGTAATTATGATGAACCGATAGTTGAAAATGGTTTGTTGTGTCGCGATATGATTCGCCTATGTTACACATTTGAGGACTAG
- a CDS encoding RNA-binding domain-containing protein: protein MNIEYKDKVTNKLYREVIAFANGTGGTLKIGMEDEMSIMGLENPLAEENALYDQLSKMVEPLPLIDVKHVIIDGKVILEVTVKATEHVYRKRSTLFEELYVRYGSKKRLLRTAEEVQRFILLRQLDETENALTTIKFQREDFLGFVDFVQTLNSEMLRFSNVEENLEDVLASYNAIRWNNGEFVLTRLGTWLSDSSQTRGVLLQYSGDRSTSFCQQASDFSGSIVTQFSRIMAGLREIQSSYPDALLQDSVVNAFVHRDYSMEGDVSIVRFANRIEVASPGTLVEGLSIESIKKGSRIVRRNPRLHAMFVDLGLTDGRGNGIRRIFDTYHDGDEKPKVSVQKDSVIVKLPRIEQIEKVNNRTKLHFELTHEEAIMNYLLENNQAKNVDFQQILGVSPSRVTQIVRDMVTKNLLVAEGERKGRIYTLAINKQEE from the coding sequence TTGAATATTGAATATAAAGACAAGGTGACGAACAAGCTGTATCGGGAAGTTATCGCATTTGCCAATGGAACCGGTGGTACGCTGAAAATAGGAATGGAAGACGAAATGAGCATCATGGGATTGGAAAATCCTTTAGCAGAGGAAAATGCCTTATATGATCAGTTAAGTAAAATGGTCGAACCTTTGCCGTTGATTGATGTCAAACACGTAATTATAGATGGAAAAGTAATTTTAGAGGTAACAGTGAAAGCAACTGAACATGTGTATCGTAAACGATCTACATTGTTCGAGGAGCTTTATGTTCGGTATGGTTCGAAAAAACGCTTATTGAGAACAGCAGAAGAAGTGCAACGTTTTATACTCTTGCGCCAACTTGATGAAACTGAAAATGCGCTGACTACTATCAAGTTCCAACGTGAAGATTTTTTGGGATTTGTCGATTTTGTACAAACCTTAAATAGTGAAATGTTAAGATTTTCAAATGTGGAAGAAAACCTAGAAGATGTATTGGCATCGTACAATGCAATTCGTTGGAATAATGGTGAATTTGTTTTAACACGATTGGGTACGTGGTTGTCAGATTCTTCTCAAACCCGTGGCGTCTTGTTACAATACAGTGGAGACCGATCTACTTCTTTTTGCCAGCAAGCGAGTGATTTTTCAGGGTCGATTGTAACCCAATTCAGTCGAATTATGGCCGGGTTGAGGGAAATTCAATCATCTTATCCAGATGCATTACTTCAGGATAGTGTAGTGAATGCATTCGTTCATCGAGATTACTCGATGGAGGGTGACGTATCGATTGTTCGGTTTGCTAACCGCATTGAAGTAGCTTCACCAGGAACGCTAGTGGAGGGCTTGTCGATAGAGTCTATAAAAAAAGGATCTCGAATTGTTCGCAGAAATCCGCGTTTGCATGCAATGTTTGTCGATTTGGGTTTAACGGATGGACGTGGTAACGGAATCCGTCGTATTTTCGATACTTATCACGATGGAGACGAGAAGCCAAAAGTTTCTGTCCAAAAAGATAGTGTAATCGTTAAGCTTCCTCGTATAGAACAAATAGAAAAAGTAAACAACCGAACAAAGTTACATTTTGAGTTGACTCATGAAGAAGCAATCATGAATTACTTGCTGGAAAACAACCAAGCGAAAAATGTAGATTTTCAACAAATCTTAGGCGTTTCCCCATCTCGTGTGACACAAATCGTGCGTGACATGGTGACAAAGAATTTACTGGTAGCTGAAGGGGAACGTAAAGGGCGTATTTATACCTTGGCCATTAATAAACAGGAGGAATAA
- a CDS encoding YobA family protein, which yields MKGKKAVILISTTAVVAIAAVVLSISMFFQSNQTQNKNAIWIEGTVAKKEAARILVVSGKDETELKGLTEEEMVEGASDAIWFSLSIDQVKNVSEFDKVRISYSHVSESYPGKASANSVRILDEESQH from the coding sequence ATGAAAGGCAAGAAAGCCGTCATATTAATTAGCACGACAGCGGTCGTAGCTATAGCTGCCGTCGTATTATCGATTTCCATGTTTTTCCAAAGTAATCAAACGCAAAACAAAAATGCTATTTGGATAGAAGGAACAGTAGCTAAAAAAGAAGCTGCACGTATTTTGGTCGTCAGCGGAAAAGATGAAACTGAGTTAAAAGGTTTAACTGAGGAAGAAATGGTGGAAGGTGCAAGTGATGCCATTTGGTTTTCATTATCGATTGATCAAGTGAAAAACGTGAGTGAGTTCGACAAAGTTCGAATTTCATATAGCCATGTGTCGGAATCTTATCCTGGAAAAGCAAGTGCTAATAGTGTTCGAATCCTGGATGAAGAGTCTCAACATTAA
- a CDS encoding pentapeptide repeat-containing protein, translating into MKIDKPKIPEQLEQQLDIATLIEVEEERFISRGMVSSWNVVELPESKVSFDQVHFKDVSFEGVCFDQVEFIDCKFERCDLSNVDFGDSVFHRVEFHHSKLVGVQCTESRFGHTVINNCVANYTVFSFSKMKRVKFQQTALNKADFFNCTFDKVLFNDCQLDGANFTDTSLADVDLSTCTYEQVTVSVDKLSGCTVSTEQALGFAKSLGLIVKH; encoded by the coding sequence ATGAAAATTGATAAGCCAAAAATACCTGAACAACTCGAACAACAATTAGACATTGCAACTTTAATTGAAGTCGAAGAAGAACGATTTATTTCCCGGGGAATGGTTTCGTCTTGGAATGTAGTGGAATTACCTGAGAGCAAAGTTAGTTTTGATCAAGTGCATTTCAAGGATGTTTCATTTGAAGGGGTATGTTTCGATCAAGTGGAATTCATTGATTGTAAGTTCGAGAGATGTGATTTATCCAATGTTGATTTTGGAGATTCGGTATTTCATCGAGTGGAATTTCATCATTCAAAACTAGTCGGTGTGCAGTGCACGGAAAGCCGCTTCGGACATACTGTGATCAATAACTGTGTAGCCAACTACACAGTATTTAGTTTTAGTAAAATGAAGCGAGTGAAGTTCCAACAAACCGCATTGAATAAAGCGGACTTTTTTAATTGTACATTTGATAAGGTTTTGTTCAATGATTGTCAATTGGACGGTGCTAATTTTACTGATACAAGTTTAGCGGATGTGGATCTCAGCACGTGTACATACGAACAAGTAACAGTAAGTGTTGATAAATTATCGGGCTGTACCGTTTCAACTGAACAAGCGCTCGGTTTTGCAAAATCTCTAGGTCTTATCGTTAAACACTAA
- a CDS encoding inorganic phosphate transporter, which yields MDAVLILTILVVIFALGFDFINGFHDTANAIATSVSTRALSPRVAVILAATMNFIGALTFTGVAKTISKDIVDPFTLQNGSLIILAALLSAIAWNLITWYFGIPSSSSHALIGSIAGAAVSAAGLGVLNYEGFIKILQALLISPFLALAVGFLMMSLFKVLFKKNTLYKTNKGFRIFQIGTAALQSFTHGTNDAQKAMGIITMALIAADLQTTDDIQMWVRVCAALAMGLGTSIGGYKIIKTVGGKIMKIRPVNGAAADLSSALIIFGATTIHLPVSTTHVISSAIMGVGSAQRVKGVKWGVARKIVLTWVITLPICAVLAGIFYQILNLFF from the coding sequence ATGGATGCAGTACTCATATTAACAATACTAGTCGTCATTTTCGCACTGGGATTTGATTTTATAAATGGTTTTCATGATACAGCAAATGCGATTGCAACTTCAGTTTCTACACGGGCACTTTCGCCACGAGTTGCAGTAATACTAGCAGCTACCATGAACTTTATCGGCGCATTAACTTTCACTGGAGTTGCTAAGACGATCTCGAAAGATATCGTAGATCCGTTCACGCTTCAAAACGGCTCACTCATTATTCTAGCAGCACTATTGTCCGCAATTGCTTGGAACTTAATTACATGGTATTTTGGTATTCCTTCCAGCTCATCACATGCATTGATTGGTTCGATTGCGGGTGCGGCTGTTTCGGCTGCTGGTTTAGGTGTATTAAATTACGAAGGATTCATAAAAATTCTGCAAGCACTACTAATCTCACCATTCTTAGCTCTTGCTGTCGGATTCTTGATGATGTCGTTGTTTAAAGTATTATTCAAGAAAAACACTCTCTACAAAACGAACAAAGGCTTCCGTATTTTCCAAATCGGTACAGCGGCATTACAATCATTTACTCACGGTACAAATGATGCACAAAAAGCAATGGGTATCATTACGATGGCTTTAATCGCTGCTGATTTACAAACAACAGACGATATCCAAATGTGGGTACGTGTTTGTGCTGCACTTGCAATGGGACTTGGAACATCTATCGGTGGATACAAAATCATCAAAACTGTTGGTGGTAAAATCATGAAGATTCGTCCAGTTAACGGGGCGGCAGCTGATTTATCATCCGCATTAATTATTTTCGGAGCGACGACGATTCATTTGCCAGTTTCAACAACTCACGTTATTTCTTCTGCGATTATGGGTGTTGGTTCTGCTCAGCGTGTAAAAGGCGTTAAATGGGGCGTTGCACGAAAAATTGTATTAACTTGGGTTATTACACTTCCAATTTGCGCAGTCCTTGCCGGTATCTTTTACCAAATTCTTAACTTATTCTTTTAA
- a CDS encoding DUF47 domain-containing protein, which translates to MFSPKKQDPFFAALLGIAETVREATHYADDFKIVSVSDLKELSIKLKNYETEGDKLIHDLILKLNKSFMTPIEREDILYLANKMDDILDGVEAFAAYLEMYSLIDIDDSMRTFLHYIVKSTDEIVKAMELLANKKLLQMREHAILIKDYERKCDEVLRTSIKQLFINEKDPIRIIQFKDIYEQLEDIADYSQNVANTIETIIMRNA; encoded by the coding sequence ATGTTTAGTCCAAAAAAACAAGACCCATTCTTCGCTGCTTTACTCGGAATCGCAGAAACAGTAAGAGAAGCTACTCATTACGCGGATGATTTTAAAATTGTCAGTGTTTCGGATTTGAAAGAGCTTAGCATCAAGTTGAAAAACTATGAAACAGAAGGCGATAAATTAATACATGATTTGATTCTCAAGTTGAATAAATCTTTCATGACTCCAATTGAGCGAGAGGACATTCTTTATTTAGCTAATAAAATGGATGATATTTTAGATGGCGTGGAAGCTTTCGCAGCTTATTTGGAGATGTATTCTTTGATTGACATCGACGATTCAATGCGTACTTTCCTACATTACATTGTGAAAAGTACTGATGAAATCGTTAAAGCAATGGAGTTATTGGCAAACAAGAAACTGCTTCAAATGCGTGAGCATGCAATCTTGATCAAAGACTATGAACGCAAATGTGATGAAGTATTACGTACTTCAATCAAACAACTTTTCATAAACGAAAAAGATCCGATACGTATTATTCAGTTCAAGGATATTTACGAGCAGCTTGAAGACATCGCAGATTACTCTCAAAACGTGGCAAACACGATTGAGACAATCATCATGCGTAATGCATAG
- a CDS encoding DUF2087 domain-containing protein — MHSLIDANLYEMKNGFTETEESYKCLMCHKSIEKGLIYPVGEQFYEASKYMQLHIREKHVSVFSYLMEQNKEITGLSDQQKAVLHLLFEGKSDRDIQDSLKIGSASTVRNHRFSLKKKERQAKVYLTLMSLMEEGHKLSAQNKEDSLLFEEPFEITEKEYEEVLKKNWSNGKLRTFKLQEKHRFIVLCEIVKKFEIGKIYTEREVNALIKEVFDDHTFVRRYLVMYHFLARKTDGSAYWRKEKEGADIDRKKELKQQVKEEKTIAGVYCVTNKQNGKMFIAAAPNLKRQNGLKFELNGGTLLNKDLQKDWEQFGEESFQFEVLESIETEGKSAVQLKEELADAKEKWCVEKQPYGERGYN, encoded by the coding sequence ATGCATTCGTTGATTGATGCAAATTTATATGAAATGAAAAATGGATTTACAGAAACTGAAGAATCATATAAGTGTCTAATGTGTCACAAATCTATTGAGAAAGGTCTGATATACCCTGTAGGTGAACAGTTTTACGAGGCTTCAAAGTATATGCAATTACATATTAGAGAAAAGCATGTATCAGTATTTTCCTATTTAATGGAACAAAATAAAGAAATTACAGGGTTATCCGATCAGCAGAAGGCCGTGCTTCACCTTCTGTTTGAAGGGAAATCAGACCGTGATATACAAGATTCTTTGAAAATCGGGAGTGCATCTACAGTTAGGAATCACCGTTTTTCTTTAAAAAAGAAAGAACGGCAAGCGAAAGTATATTTAACCTTAATGAGCTTGATGGAAGAGGGACACAAACTTAGCGCTCAAAATAAAGAAGATTCCCTATTATTTGAGGAACCATTCGAAATAACAGAAAAAGAATACGAGGAAGTATTGAAGAAGAACTGGTCGAATGGAAAGTTACGAACATTTAAATTACAGGAAAAGCATCGATTCATTGTCTTATGTGAAATCGTAAAGAAGTTTGAAATAGGAAAAATCTATACGGAAAGAGAAGTAAACGCACTTATTAAAGAAGTGTTTGATGACCATACATTTGTAAGAAGATATTTAGTGATGTATCACTTTTTGGCAAGAAAAACGGATGGATCCGCTTATTGGAGAAAAGAAAAAGAAGGGGCGGATATTGACCGGAAGAAAGAATTAAAGCAGCAAGTGAAGGAAGAGAAGACAATTGCGGGTGTGTATTGTGTAACGAACAAACAAAATGGCAAAATGTTCATTGCTGCAGCGCCTAACTTGAAAAGACAAAATGGTTTGAAGTTCGAATTGAATGGCGGTACTTTATTGAATAAGGACTTGCAGAAAGATTGGGAACAATTCGGTGAAGAGTCATTTCAGTTTGAAGTGTTAGAGTCCATTGAAACGGAAGGGAAATCTGCTGTGCAGTTAAAAGAAGAACTAGCAGATGCAAAAGAAAAATGGTGTGTTGAAAAACAGCCTTATGGTGAACGTGGATATAATTGA
- a CDS encoding flotillin family protein → MDMSMLVVVGIVAFVLVAIIGVYVTKYKTVGPDEALIVTGSYLGAKTVHTDESGNRIKIIRGGGTFVFPVFQQAQPLSLLSSKLEVTTPEVYTEQGVPVMADGTAIIKIGGSISEIATAAEQFLGKSKEDRENEAKEVLEGHLRSILGSMTVEEIYKNRDKFSQEVQRVASQDLAKMGLIIVSFTIKDVRDKNGYLDSLGKPRIAQVKRDADIATAEADKETRIKRAEAAKEAQQSEIERATEIALAEKENLLKVAEYRREQDIAKARADQAYELQTAVSKQEVMEQEMQIRIIERQKQIELEEKEILRREKQYDSEVKKKADADRYAIEQNAAAAKSREMAEADAEKYRIEARAKADSEKVRLDGLAKADSERAQGETEADIIRLKGLAEAEAKRKIAEAFEHYGQAAVLDMIVRMMPEYAKQIASPLANIDKITVVDTGGGEGGGANKVTSYATNLMSTLQETLKASSGIDVKEMLENYSGKGTLRPSLDRISYEMQDKKTQEKVEDHVSI, encoded by the coding sequence ATGGATATGAGTATGTTAGTTGTAGTGGGGATAGTGGCGTTTGTGTTGGTTGCTATTATTGGTGTGTATGTAACGAAATACAAGACTGTTGGTCCTGATGAAGCATTGATTGTAACAGGTAGTTATTTAGGGGCGAAAACGGTTCATACAGATGAATCAGGCAATCGTATAAAAATCATTCGTGGTGGCGGTACATTTGTATTTCCAGTTTTTCAGCAAGCACAGCCATTAAGTTTACTATCAAGTAAGCTGGAAGTTACGACTCCTGAAGTTTATACAGAGCAAGGTGTGCCGGTAATGGCAGACGGAACGGCCATCATTAAAATTGGTGGATCCATTTCCGAAATTGCAACGGCTGCTGAACAATTTTTAGGGAAGTCAAAAGAAGATCGTGAAAATGAAGCAAAAGAAGTACTGGAAGGTCATTTGCGCTCCATTTTGGGATCGATGACAGTGGAGGAAATCTACAAAAATCGCGACAAATTCTCGCAAGAAGTACAACGTGTCGCTTCTCAGGATTTAGCGAAAATGGGTCTAATCATTGTTTCATTTACCATCAAAGATGTACGTGACAAAAATGGCTACTTGGATTCACTTGGTAAACCACGTATTGCACAGGTCAAACGTGATGCTGATATTGCAACAGCAGAAGCAGATAAAGAAACACGAATCAAGCGTGCTGAAGCTGCAAAAGAGGCACAGCAATCCGAAATTGAACGTGCGACTGAAATTGCTTTGGCTGAAAAAGAGAATTTGCTGAAAGTCGCTGAGTATCGTCGCGAGCAAGATATCGCGAAGGCGCGTGCTGACCAAGCTTACGAACTCCAGACTGCAGTCTCGAAACAAGAAGTTATGGAACAGGAAATGCAAATCCGCATCATTGAACGTCAAAAGCAAATCGAACTTGAAGAAAAAGAAATTTTACGTCGCGAGAAACAATACGACTCTGAAGTTAAAAAGAAAGCGGACGCGGATCGTTATGCTATCGAGCAAAACGCGGCAGCTGCAAAATCCCGTGAAATGGCTGAAGCGGATGCGGAAAAATACCGTATCGAGGCAAGAGCGAAAGCGGATTCTGAAAAAGTACGACTTGATGGATTGGCGAAAGCTGACTCCGAACGTGCACAGGGTGAAACAGAAGCTGATATTATTCGCTTGAAAGGTCTTGCAGAAGCGGAAGCGAAACGAAAAATTGCGGAAGCATTCGAACATTACGGTCAAGCTGCAGTGTTGGATATGATTGTACGCATGATGCCGGAATATGCGAAACAAATTGCAAGCCCATTAGCAAATATCGACAAGATTACAGTGGTGGATACTGGCGGTGGAGAAGGTGGCGGCGCAAATAAAGTTACGTCGTATGCCACGAATTTAATGTCTACCCTTCAGGAAACATTGAAAGCTTCTTCTGGTATCGATGTGAAAGAAATGCTTGAAAACTACTCGGGCAAAGGAACATTGCGTCCAAGTTTAGACCGGATTTCCTATGAGATGCAAGACAAGAAAACGCAAGAAAAAGTGGAAGATCACGTATCAATTTAA
- a CDS encoding HD-GYP domain-containing protein: MALTSEQIIDIKEKTSLDRINVGHAISTCIGKSEEIGYSLFSLFPRRSFWVRYTTEDVHSAIEKYTVVQGVLEVQYEGDTFFLHAGETLDASEYPELLSFYGEEAVEILVEMTASIFERNFSNTEIVQRDAAAIEHVDGYTFHHCSRIKDYSIELWKKLGQPVERVRLLRWGAYFHDIGKLAIPLEILNKKGKFTPEEWVIMKSHTTLGAKMMREHEIEWLRDSAFIVEEHHERYDGKGYPFGLKGDEISLEAAIVSVVDSFDAMTTDRVYRDSLTIEEAIQEIIRGRGTQFHPVVVDAFLKLLHEQQFKWR; this comes from the coding sequence ATGGCATTAACAAGCGAACAAATCATTGATATAAAAGAAAAAACTTCCCTTGATCGAATTAATGTAGGACATGCAATTTCAACGTGCATAGGTAAATCTGAAGAAATAGGCTACAGTCTTTTCTCTTTGTTTCCCCGTCGTTCGTTCTGGGTGCGCTATACCACTGAAGACGTTCATTCAGCGATTGAAAAATATACAGTTGTTCAAGGAGTGCTTGAAGTCCAATATGAAGGAGACACCTTCTTTTTGCATGCAGGTGAGACCTTGGATGCATCCGAATATCCAGAGCTATTATCTTTTTATGGGGAAGAAGCTGTAGAAATCCTCGTCGAAATGACAGCGAGCATATTTGAAAGGAATTTTAGTAACACCGAAATCGTGCAACGTGACGCTGCTGCAATAGAGCATGTGGATGGTTACACTTTTCATCATTGCTCGCGAATCAAAGATTATTCCATTGAATTATGGAAGAAACTGGGTCAACCCGTTGAGCGCGTGAGATTGCTCAGATGGGGTGCTTATTTTCATGACATAGGAAAGCTAGCGATTCCCCTTGAAATTTTAAATAAAAAAGGGAAATTCACCCCTGAAGAGTGGGTAATTATGAAATCTCACACAACATTAGGTGCTAAGATGATGCGTGAACATGAAATTGAATGGTTGAGAGATTCAGCATTTATTGTTGAAGAACATCACGAACGTTACGATGGAAAAGGATATCCTTTCGGTTTAAAAGGAGATGAGATTTCATTGGAAGCGGCGATTGTTTCCGTTGTTGATTCATTCGATGCGATGACCACTGATCGTGTTTATCGTGATTCATTGACAATTGAAGAAGCAATACAGGAGATTATTCGTGGTAGGGGAACTCAGTTCCATCCAGTCGTGGTTGATGCTTTTTTAAAACTGTTGCATGAGCAGCAATTTAAATGGAGATAG
- a CDS encoding NUDIX domain-containing protein, producing MRKMIGHEPLLTVGCGVIIERGNQILLQHRTDADVWCIPGGVMELGEKVEEAARRETEEETGLKIGDLEFFGIYSGQEGFTRYASGDQVYSIQIIFKASCFSGNLIQKSDETRAHAFFDKQNLPANLNSHQSRFIMDWVQQMPLPIIK from the coding sequence ATGAGAAAGATGATTGGACATGAACCACTCCTGACTGTTGGATGTGGTGTCATCATTGAAAGAGGGAATCAAATTCTACTACAACATCGAACAGATGCGGATGTGTGGTGTATTCCTGGAGGAGTAATGGAATTAGGCGAGAAAGTTGAAGAAGCAGCTCGAAGAGAGACGGAAGAAGAAACAGGCTTGAAAATTGGTGACCTGGAATTTTTCGGCATCTATTCAGGACAGGAAGGTTTTACTAGATATGCTAGCGGGGATCAGGTGTATAGCATTCAAATTATTTTTAAAGCATCCTGTTTTTCAGGAAATCTAATTCAAAAAAGCGATGAAACACGTGCCCATGCCTTTTTTGATAAACAAAATTTGCCTGCCAATTTAAATTCTCACCAATCCCGATTCATTATGGATTGGGTTCAACAAATGCCTTTACCTATCATTAAATAA
- a CDS encoding GNAT family N-acetyltransferase, translating to MIQFVGLDEQYYPAMASLLSKRHQVERIRYSFLPKRFEEAAETENLLREIAKNPFVNGIVALRDQQVIGYMLYEFKEDAKKGRHIIIDYPCLAISEDAHPRLIRLLYAEAGAEWIAGGYFQHIIYVPIGYDRLVYEWLEQGFRFEQKYAMLDIKNYEPKAKHTDTSAINIRRLAENDTEMLKSMSRWNSIHQASAPSWNPITKESLQDVKSGYAALAKDAEAIVMIGEQEGIPVGFHVYYEADTSSNMYTPNQTVDLPAASTNPQYRGRGVGKALADASHAQLKEMGYDYALADWHTPNHLASYFWPKLGYQPFMIRMVRTVDNRIAWAHGK from the coding sequence ATGATTCAATTTGTAGGACTAGACGAACAGTATTACCCGGCAATGGCTTCGCTATTGTCAAAACGACACCAAGTAGAACGAATTCGATATTCATTCCTCCCAAAACGTTTTGAGGAGGCAGCGGAAACTGAGAACCTGCTTCGTGAAATTGCCAAAAACCCTTTCGTTAATGGTATTGTGGCTCTCCGTGATCAGCAAGTAATTGGGTATATGCTGTATGAATTCAAGGAAGATGCAAAAAAAGGCCGCCACATTATTATTGATTATCCATGCTTGGCCATTTCAGAAGATGCACATCCACGTTTGATACGTCTATTGTATGCAGAGGCAGGTGCGGAATGGATTGCCGGGGGATATTTCCAACATATCATTTACGTTCCGATTGGCTACGATCGCTTAGTTTATGAATGGCTGGAGCAAGGTTTCCGTTTTGAACAAAAATATGCAATGCTCGACATAAAAAACTATGAACCGAAAGCAAAACATACAGATACTAGCGCAATTAACATACGCCGATTGGCAGAAAACGACACGGAAATGCTTAAAAGTATGTCGCGTTGGAACAGCATTCATCAAGCTTCCGCGCCATCATGGAATCCGATTACAAAAGAATCACTCCAGGATGTGAAAAGTGGCTATGCAGCTCTCGCAAAAGATGCAGAGGCAATTGTCATGATTGGTGAACAGGAAGGAATTCCAGTTGGTTTCCATGTTTACTACGAAGCGGATACTTCATCCAATATGTATACACCTAATCAAACAGTGGATCTTCCGGCGGCTTCTACCAACCCGCAGTACCGGGGACGCGGAGTAGGGAAAGCCCTTGCAGATGCGAGTCATGCTCAGTTAAAAGAAATGGGTTATGATTATGCATTGGCTGACTGGCATACGCCCAATCACTTGGCATCCTATTTCTGGCCGAAACTCGGGTACCAGCCGTTTATGATTCGCATGGTTCGAACAGTCGATAACCGGATTGCCTGGGCGCATGGCAAATAA
- a CDS encoding diphthine--ammonia ligase gives MENKPFVASWSGGKDSAMAYYRAIQSGMIPKRLLTMFQEDEEISKSHALPLKVIKAQADRLNVPLMIRGAGWEDYEMKFIDAMDECRSVSITHGVFGDIDLEGHLEWVQKTCAKSDIIPIHPLWQEQRRSILEELLEVGFEAVIVVINTKMMPRDYIGRTFTRELMDELEALGIDSCGENGEFHTVVIDGPIFSSRVPVKFGEVRENEGYVFLSVEL, from the coding sequence ATGGAAAACAAACCGTTTGTTGCATCATGGAGTGGCGGCAAGGATTCAGCTATGGCCTATTACCGCGCAATCCAATCAGGGATGATCCCCAAGAGATTACTGACCATGTTTCAGGAAGATGAAGAAATCTCGAAGTCACATGCTCTGCCATTAAAGGTAATAAAGGCTCAGGCAGATCGCCTGAACGTGCCATTAATGATTCGTGGCGCAGGATGGGAAGACTATGAAATGAAGTTTATCGATGCCATGGACGAGTGTCGCTCAGTGAGCATTACTCACGGCGTCTTTGGTGATATCGATCTTGAAGGACATTTGGAATGGGTACAAAAAACATGTGCAAAATCAGATATCATTCCTATTCATCCATTATGGCAAGAACAGAGACGTTCGATACTGGAGGAACTTTTGGAGGTTGGATTTGAAGCGGTTATTGTCGTAATAAACACAAAGATGATGCCAAGGGACTACATTGGCCGCACATTCACGAGAGAGCTGATGGATGAATTAGAAGCACTGGGAATCGATTCGTGTGGAGAAAACGGGGAGTTCCATACGGTCGTCATTGATGGTCCGATTTTTTCATCACGTGTACCAGTTAAGTTTGGCGAAGTAAGAGAAAACGAAGGATATGTTTTCTTGAGTGTTGAATTGTAG
- a CDS encoding DUF4362 domain-containing protein, with amino-acid sequence MKKYYVAILICIFFISGCQQNQVTPKITYVSGSVQEDYQPSPEDIVNKHGDITNLETFQTFKDNIDHGESDEIRIITYTEEGDPMIHELLYDGKLIHSTEDTTRDHFGSGSINSISCESLEAKDKAERTDYYLSDCTNQSNGPLVLVIWK; translated from the coding sequence ATGAAAAAATACTATGTAGCCATATTAATTTGTATATTTTTCATTTCAGGTTGTCAGCAAAATCAGGTGACTCCCAAAATCACTTATGTAAGTGGTTCTGTTCAGGAAGATTATCAACCTTCACCAGAGGATATTGTCAATAAACATGGAGACATTACAAATCTAGAGACGTTCCAAACCTTTAAGGACAATATCGATCATGGGGAAAGTGACGAAATTCGAATTATCACTTATACCGAAGAAGGTGACCCAATGATTCATGAACTACTTTACGACGGAAAGTTAATCCATTCAACAGAGGATACGACAAGGGATCATTTCGGATCGGGGAGTATTAACAGCATAAGTTGCGAATCATTAGAAGCGAAAGATAAAGCTGAAAGAACAGATTATTATTTAAGTGACTGTACAAATCAATCTAACGGACCATTAGTTCTGGTTATTTGGAAATAA